Part of the Pan paniscus chromosome 3, NHGRI_mPanPan1-v2.0_pri, whole genome shotgun sequence genome is shown below.
GGCCTGATAATATTCAAAGGttgctatttgtatttttctgaggAGGCAGTTAAGTATAAATTAAAGTTGTTGCTTCATTAAATTAGACAGGATTTCTACAGATTGGACCATGAAGGAGAATCAAGGGGAGAATGTATTCATCCATAGATATTAAAATGACAGACCCTAGAacggtgacttttttttttggaaaattctaTTAATGATGGCCATTTGGATAAGTACTACAGGATTAAGTTGGCTGATTTGGATGTAGTGGTGCCACTGGAAATGTAGAATTAGAAGTTGTTTGGTGCCCCCACTACTCTGGaaactccttccttcctctctctttttctctttctctttctctctttctttctttctctctttctttctctctctctttctctctctctttctctctcttgctctttccctgccttcttccctccctcccttcctcccttccttcctttcttttttcctttttttgacagagactcactcttttgcccagggtggagtgcagtggcacgatctcatctcactacaacctccgcctcctgggttcgagcaattctcgtgcctcagcctttcaagtagctgagattacaggtgagcgccaccatgcccggctgatttttgtatttttggtggaggtggggtttcaccatgttggccaggctggtctcaaactcctggcctcaagtgatccatccgccttggccccccgaagtgctgggtttgcaggtgtgagccaccacgcccagcccctggAAATTCATTTCTTATCTTTCCTATATATGTCCATACCTTCTAACCTTGTTTTTGAAATTATACATGAATTCAGAACATTCGATATCATCTTTCATCTTAATTGCTCATTTGTTccttaatgaaaataatagtatttttcaGTTAAGTTGTCAGAAAACATGAAGGCTTCATCCTTTAAAAAACTACAGAAGGTGAGTCAAACTTATGATACTTGGGATCCTTGGTTTTATAAGGGAACGACCTATCTTAGGAAAGTCCTACTTGGAGCACTTGAGACTTTCCCAACATATCACTAGTAAAGCTCTTAAACTGAAATGTTCCATGCTATAAATATTGAACACACTAATCTTTAAAAGTGATTTATTTGATATAGCctttagaaagtaaaaattacaACTTTTGCTCATATTACCAAAATCTGTAAACTGCTAGAGTAAGAGTTTTTTGTTTATGTAAAACTCTCTTATTGAAAAGCTTTCATGACCAAACATTCTAGGTAGAATCTTAATTTATAAAACTTATGTTATTTGAGAGGCGGTAGGTACTAAGTGATTTCACAAGAACTTCAATAACATGATATATGCTATGAAGGAAAAATACAGGTTGCCATGAGAAGCTTTGTAGTGCCACTAGCTTTTTAGTCTGTAGTGTTTCCTGAAAAAGTGAGCTTGAAGCTGAGGCCTGATTGTTGACTAACAGTGATTTCCACACCTGGTTGCGTGTCAGAGTTATCTTGGGGAGCTTTTAAGAAGATGTATCTCTAGTTTCCACTTCTGGAAATTTGACCTAGGAACTCTTAAGTAGTGTCCAggattcaattttaaaaaggacaaGCACTTGGATAATTTTGATGTAGTTAGTCAAACACTTGAGAGCTGCTGAGCTAgtcaaagaggaagaggaaagtgCATTCCAAGTAGAGAAAACAGTATGTGCAGTCTCTGAGAGCAGGCAACTGAAAGGATACAAAAAGGCAGACATATAGGTTAGGAATGAAACATTTAGGAGAGGTGGGGAAAGTTGTGAATTAAGACCAGAGAGGTAGGAGGGGGCTTGATTAACTTAAGCCTTCAGATGACAGGAAAGAGTTTAGACCTTAGTTtcaattgtgttttatttttgaataatggGATAACACAGTTAAATGAATGCTTCAAAAGAATACTGGGAAGATAAAAAAGGCACCTTGGGAAGAGGTCAATATTGTGTGAGAGGGGCCAGATAGGAGGCTATAATAGTAGTTCTAAAAGAGATGGTATTTTGGACTCGGTAGTGACAGtggaaatggaaaaaatggatttATGAAAGATACAGGAAGTAGAATCAATAGGACTTGGTAATTGACTAGCTATTGAAATTGAAGAAGTAAAAAAATCACCATCTTTCAGATGTCTGACATCAACATCTTTGTGGGTGATGGTACCAATTAATGAAATGGGCAACAATGCAGAGGAGGGGGATTGGGGGAAGATAATGAGTTGGGTTTTGGACATAGTGAGGTTGAGGTACTTGTGAGACAGTCATGGTCAGTTTAAAGGAAGAGTCTAGACTGGAAATAGAATTGGGAATTTGTTAAGTATACAGACAGTACATGAAACATTgtaggaagaaagaatgaaaggaaaagagCACCTATGAAGAGTTTTGGGGCACCTCCTAAAACTAAAGGTCTGGTAGTGGAAACTCAGAAGTAAttgccagtttaaaaaaaaaaggcaaaccacAAACCTGTCATAAAAGTGGTATCACAAAAATTGAAAGAGTGTTTCCAGGAGGGACTGCTTAGCTATGGCAAAAGGCTGCAAAGTGTTCATTGGAAGACAGCCACATAGACATCAGGGAGTCATGGAGCCAGTGCATTGGTGGGCCCGGGAGCCAGAATGGATCAGGAAATGAGAGGGAGACAATAGCTTGTTGTCAGCATATGGCTACTAGTTGTAGAAACCTTGGCAAGTACTCAGGGGATTGACTGCTTCTGGCGTGCCTGGAGCTGTTGAGCCCAGAAAGAAACAATGCTGAAAAGGGATTCTCATCTTGtgacctgaaaaaaaaatgctggtaaTAGCCACTTAAATTCATCAGAATCCCTTAAATCACTTAAATTTCTCAGAATTATTTATTTGGGGGcttattgtttagttttttgggtttttgctttttaattacaGATATTAACTTGAGTACATTCTACCTCTCCCGGTTTCCATACCCCCTGCTATGTTGAGATTCAGCCCTCCTTACCCAGCCTGCATTATTGCGAAGTTTGTAGACCAGTGCTCTCCACTTGaactttttgtagtgatgggaaTCCCTGCCCAGTAAAGTAGCTcttagccacatgtagctattgagCACCTGAAGTGTGGCTCATGTGACtcaggaactgaatttttaaacattaattaaTGTAAATATAAGCCACCTGTGGCTGGTGGCTGCCATATTGAACAATGTAGATCTAGACAATATTTTTGAGATGATGGGCTGTGAAGGGAAGATGAGTAATAAGGTGATATCTAGAGAGGGATTCAGAGATCTTATTATAAGTCATATATTACAGTTTTGAAATCCTCATGTGTTTTATGTAGAAGAACTATGATACAATATGCTCTTTACATCTCATTATTTGAGAAATGTCCTCTTTAACCCCAATTATAGGATGGGTATAGTTTCTGTATATCCTTCATTACTTTGTGTGTTCAGAAGATACCCTTTTGATCCTTTATTAAAGACTTGAAACAACTAGTATGCGAatgctttattttgaattttaatgctgtgttttttaatagttttatttttcttacggCAGTTCTGTTGAGTGGAAATGTTAAATAATCTATTTCTAAAGAGAAATGATATTGAATTggtcttgattttttaatatgcaTGTAATGCTTATTGTGTGCCAAAGTACAAGTGCCTTATATACATCACTTTTTTGATCATCACACAAACATGTGAGATAGATACTCTATTctctacattttacagataaggaaactaaggtaaactaacacaggaatagaaaacgaaacaccacatgttctaacttgtaagtgagagttgaacagtgagaacacatggacacagggagggaaacatcacacacctgggcctgtcgggggatggggggaaggggagggagagcaataGGGCAAATACCCAATGCatacggggcttaaaacctagatgatgggttgataggtgcagcaaaccaccatggcacatgtatacctatgtaacaaacctgcacgttctgcacatgtatcccagaacttaaagtaaaaaaaaaaaaaaaaaaaaaaaaaagaaacctaagtTAGTAATAAATTAAGTCTCTACCCAGGGATATGTAGTAGAAAGTGGTAGGATTggggtttgaacccaggcagttttGACTCTATCATGTAGCTTCTTAATGATTATACTATACTGTCCCCCAAGTTGTATACTAATTGCTTCTATTATGTTTCCAGTTTTATATAGACCCATATAAGCTGCTGCCACTGCAGAGGTTTTTACCTCGACCTCCAGGTGAGAAAGGACCTCCAAGAGGTGGTGGCaggggaggccgaggaggaggaagaggaggaggtggcagaggTGGTGGTGGCAGAGGCGGTAAGTTACTTGGGGAAAATTTCTAATGAAATTAACTGTGACTTTCACAGCTAATTCATATAATACAATTTAGCTTTGTACATAGCAAACCTCCCTTATGGTTCTTTTTATTAAAGCTGCTTTCCAATATTGGCAGATTGTCCATAATAATAATGCTTCATTTCAACAACttacttaaaaagaagaaaatctactAAAGTATACTTTTGAGGGACTTCATTTCTTTGGGTTATTCATGTTTTCTTGGACATTTTAATAAACCGTAAgattatcttaattttaattcCTTACTTAATATTATTGAGTGTAGACTGCATGCTGAAAGCTGGTCatacattcttttaattttcatgtatatatttttaatactcaGCGAAACCTTTTGAGATAGATGATATCCttattttatgaatgaggaaatggagacttACAGAAATTAATTTGCCCCAATCAAACAATTGGCAGACCCAAGAATTAAAATGCATATCTTCTGATGTCATGTCAAGAACTATTACTAATAAATTCATTACTGTGATCTCACTGTTGTGATGTATGCCTTTCCCCCAAGGTTTTGGGGTATTTTGATGTATGCCTGTTTTGATGTATGCCTTTCCCCCAAGGTTTGGGCACGTTCATCATTATGGACAGCTAGGTGATGAGCAGGGCTCTGGGGAGTGGGGCTGCCATGCCCTGTGAGTAGGAGAAGGGCAAGTGATGGGGTAATGGGCAGAGCCAAAGTGGAAAGGGAGAGGAGCTGAAAGTTGGGCTTGGACAGCTTTTGTTACTGgatcagaaaaagagaaggaacgCCTCACTTTTGGCGTTTCTCAATTTAGTCACCATTTCACTCCATAAAGGTATTTTTTTGTGTCCATATAGGTAGGAAAATTTTCAGGGGTACCTTCTTGAGAATTTGATGAACAGAGATTCCCCTATTCTCATGTGATGTTGAGTATcatttaacatttcaaaaaattCACAGCtgtcttagttttttaaaatcttacttaTGTAGCTCAGTTAATCTTAACTATCATATTTATTATCTTACCCCCAGAGCAAAAGCACCCATATCTGCCACCCTTTGTTGTTAGGATAAAAAGCCACAGTTCCATCAAACTATCCTTAGTTGAATCAAAAAAGTATTTATCATAAGCAAGAGCTAAGGCAATAGTCATACATTTAACAAGACTGAATCATACTTTAACaagtttttctaatttattgaaaTGGAATAATCTGGGGTTTTAGCCTGTTGCCCAGTTGGTAAACTACTACAGTTTCTCCATttttatcttctaaaattttttccGTGATAAAATATGTGAAtctatatttattcattataattATAGTTATTGTATTGATCTTTTTAGGCTTATCAATATAAGAGGTTATACAGTTAATAACTTAATGATTATTCTATTGTTATTTAAATACTTtgcattattatttaataaatgttttttaggTGGTTTTAGAGGTGgaagaggaggtggaggtgggggcttcagaggaggaagaggtggtggttTCAGAGGtgagtattttaaaaagtctttaaattgcttaatttttaaaattgatattatctggcattttctgtttttacttaaGTTTAATTTTCTCTGCCAGCAAGTATATAGAACACCATGGTGTTCTTTGCTTAGCCTAATTTGTGGTTTCAttttatatcacttttttttttgccttttcttttcaattttttcacctaattctaatttgttttgctttattattaatttgaaaaataaaggtgTAATATGAATGACAGTTAAATTTGGTAAAGTATGTTTGCTAAACATTATTGGAACTAATGCTGATTTTAAACTTGAGATTTAGGTTATAATACtattaaaaatccattttctgtgCCCTTAATACTTTAATTTTCTCTTAATCAGGGAGAGGACATTAAGTGAAACAGTTGACAGACATCACCAGTTGACTTCTGCATTAACCTGCATGATCTGTTTCTACTATGGATTGGAAACTTGTTTCTTGAACAAGTCTTGAAGATCTTGGTCATTTTATGACAATGGATCTAAAATGTCAGCATCATGCAAAGTGCAACGGAATAGTGAATTTTGCTCTAAAAGAGCATGAACAAGTCTTTCTAATGTtttgtacagtgcctggcactctgtgggtgctcaataaatggataGGAGTTTTCATTTGAagcatatttgaatttttaaaataaagtgttttattCCCTTAAGTTATTTAGAGTGTGTTTATTAAATGAAAcccattttttaaagtagaaaggaATAACTAAAGCTTAAACCCAGTGAATTGCAGATGGAAAAaaggatttgtttatttatattactgatcttttaaaaaatagactacTGTAGCAGTACTTTAAGATAATTTACAAGTTGACACTGCCTTTCAAAACCCTGGCCTTTTATGTATGAGAAGATAGCTTTGTATTTgccttttgtattttaatacataaatCAGTTAAGCTGTTTCTCTAATTGC
Proteins encoded:
- the GAR1 gene encoding H/ACA ribonucleoprotein complex subunit 1 isoform X2 gives rise to the protein MSFRGGGRGGFNRGGGGGGFNRGGSSNHFRVLGEFLHPCEDDIVCKCTTDENKVPYFNAPVYLENKEQIGKVDEIFGQLRDFYFSVKLSENMKASSFKKLQKFYIDPYKLLPLQRFLPRPPGEKGPPRGGGRGGRGGGRGGGGRGGGGRGGGFRGGRGGGGGGFRGGRGGGFRGRGH